From one Lolium rigidum isolate FL_2022 chromosome 4, APGP_CSIRO_Lrig_0.1, whole genome shotgun sequence genomic stretch:
- the LOC124707140 gene encoding pathogenesis-related protein PRB1-3-like, protein MESSPKKLAAVLLLALTSVMIVTAQDTVQEILDAHNMVRANVGVPPVVWDVTVATYADAFATKRIADCLPEFSPVGHPYGENVFVGTGSEWNMLDAVNWWVAQKQYYDHATNTCSAPSGQSCDAYKQVVWRDTKAIGCQGVTCDGNAGVYIICDYSPPGNVVGQTPY, encoded by the coding sequence ATGGAGTCCTCACCGAAGAAGCTAGCTGCAGTGCTGCTCTTAGCTCTCACATCCGTCATGATCGTCACCGCCCAGGACACGGTGCAGGAAATCCTGGACGCCCACAACATGGTGCGCGCCAATGTCGGTGTGCCACCGGTGGTGTGGGATGTTACGGTGGCAACGTACGCGGATGCGTTCGCGACGAAACGCATCGCCGACTGCCTTCCTGAATTCTCTCCAGTGGGCCACCCATACGGAGAGAACGTCTTCGTGGGCACCGGTTCCGAATGGAATATGTTGGATGCCGTGAATTGGTGGGTGGCGCAGAAGCAGTACTACGACCACGCCACAAACACCTGCTCCGCGCCTTCCGGTCAGTCGTGTGATGCATACAAACAGGTGGTGTGGAGGGACACAAAGGCCATAGGCTGCCAAGGTGTCACCTGTGATGGCAACGCTGGCGTGTATATCATATGCGACTACAGCCCGCCAGGTAACGTGGTGGGACAGACTCCATATTAA
- the LOC124705682 gene encoding pathogenesis-related protein PRB1-3-like: protein MKYSPKQLVAVLFLALASTMIVTAQNTVQDMLDAHNTVRANVGVPPVVWDDTVATYADAFAEKRRADCLFEFSPLGRPYGENVFVGTGSEWNYVDALNWWVAEKQYYDHATNTCSAPPGKSCDAYKQVVWRDTTAIGCQGLVCDGNAGVYVICDYSPPGNVVGQTPY from the coding sequence ATGAAGTACTCACCGAAGCAGCTAGTTGCAGTACTGTTCTTAGCTCTTGCGTCCACCATGATCGTCACTGCCCAGAACACGGTGCAGGATATGTTGGACGCGCACAACACGGTGCGCGCCAACGTCGGTGTGCCACCGGTGGTGTGGGATGACACGGTGGCGACGTACGCGGATGCGTTCGCGGAGAAACGCCGTGCCGACTGCCTTTTTGAATTCTCTCCACTAGGCCGCCCATACGGAGAGAATGTCTTCGTGGGAACCGGTTCCGAATGGAATTATGTGGACGCCCTGAACTGGTGGGTAGCGGAGAAGCAGTACTACGACCACGCCACCAACACCTGCTCCGCGCCTCCTGGTAAGTCGTGCGATGCATACAAGCAGGTGGTGTGGAGGGACACGACGGCCATAGGGTGCCAAGGTCTCGTCTGTGATGGCAACGCTGGCGTGTATGTCATATGCGACTACAGCCCGCCGGGCAACGTGGTGGGGCAGACTCCATATTAG